A window of Rufibacter sp. LB8 contains these coding sequences:
- a CDS encoding erythromycin esterase family protein: MKKVLKKIALFLVLTPVVLLLLAGLAYVVYGLVAVGGESTPHQAYLNQHKQNVSFSGTPSFPIFDEAFYQNQVFFLGEAHGTAAPQELDFALLQHLHQKVGLRYYLAEVDQSQAYFLNQYLRTGQEENLQQVFNFWAKINAQWGNQNFYDKVKKIHAFNQTLPQDQQIQFLGIDRIQDTETLHLHLKTLLPETASPELSPVAQLIDTDTLNLDSLVQAANQVLPGLTTDTANADLRHTLQNVVYLDQKVKRDSVMYLNLHTLVQEQGLQQEKLYGMWGIFHTIPVKVERGLPLAYLLQQPESSFKGKTVSIGVYTLDSESMMPAAALPAFLSKGQRFVNTTWANNDGPMVFVNGIKDLRAAAGDSPMTMFKTDAAGSPYLTSTRLASFEVLMPNQSIAFAEANPSITKVFPYVCLVQKSEATTPYTARL; the protein is encoded by the coding sequence ATGAAAAAAGTACTTAAAAAAATCGCCCTCTTCCTTGTTCTCACCCCCGTTGTATTACTCCTGCTGGCCGGTCTGGCGTACGTGGTCTATGGCCTGGTGGCCGTGGGCGGCGAAAGCACTCCGCACCAAGCCTACCTGAACCAGCACAAGCAAAATGTGTCTTTCTCGGGCACGCCTTCGTTCCCTATTTTTGACGAAGCCTTCTACCAGAACCAGGTTTTCTTTCTGGGTGAGGCCCACGGCACGGCCGCCCCGCAGGAACTGGATTTTGCCTTGCTCCAGCACCTGCACCAGAAAGTGGGCCTGCGCTATTACCTCGCCGAAGTAGACCAAAGTCAGGCTTATTTCCTGAACCAATACCTGCGCACCGGACAGGAAGAAAACCTGCAGCAGGTATTCAACTTCTGGGCGAAGATCAATGCGCAGTGGGGCAATCAGAATTTCTATGACAAAGTCAAAAAGATCCATGCCTTCAACCAGACCCTTCCGCAAGACCAACAGATCCAGTTCCTGGGCATAGATAGAATTCAGGACACCGAAACCCTGCACCTTCACCTGAAAACGCTGTTACCAGAGACGGCTTCACCTGAACTGTCACCCGTAGCCCAACTGATTGATACTGACACGCTTAACCTTGACTCTTTGGTACAAGCCGCCAACCAAGTGCTGCCTGGTTTAACCACCGACACCGCCAACGCCGATCTCAGACACACCCTCCAAAACGTGGTGTACCTAGACCAGAAAGTAAAGCGCGACAGCGTGATGTACCTGAATTTGCACACGTTGGTGCAGGAGCAAGGCTTGCAGCAGGAGAAACTGTACGGCATGTGGGGCATTTTCCATACCATTCCGGTGAAGGTGGAGCGCGGCCTTCCGTTGGCGTATCTGTTGCAACAACCAGAATCTAGCTTCAAAGGCAAAACGGTGTCTATTGGCGTGTACACCCTAGACAGCGAAAGCATGATGCCGGCCGCCGCACTTCCGGCGTTCCTGAGCAAAGGCCAGCGCTTCGTGAACACCACCTGGGCGAACAATGATGGTCCCATGGTCTTTGTGAACGGCATCAAAGACCTGCGCGCCGCCGCCGGGGACAGCCCCATGACCATGTTTAAAACCGACGCTGCCGGTTCTCCTTATTTAACCTCGACACGGCTGGCCAGTTTTGAAGTGTTGATGCCCAACCAAAGCATTGCCTTCGCCGAGGCAAATCCCAGCATCACCAAGGTGTTCCCGTATGTGTGCCTGGTGCAGAAATCAGAGGCCACCACGCCGTACACGGCTAGGCTGTAA
- a CDS encoding LytTR family DNA-binding domain-containing protein yields the protein MMLSFFRQPYPLSELTLSRTLVLSVLFGVIIAFTLIVFQPFGSYNWHDPSKNLILAGYGLVAAVSVFLNFYALRRLLPTLFVEARWTVAKEIIWNLAHFGTAGFLCTAYGAAVKVMPFSLAQISYMTMIAFFMGLVPAVLLVLINYVFMLQRYKPLTPLPHKEPAPPLATPAQDLLLTSENEKDALTLPAHNLLFIEADDNYCTVVYLEQGSVHKKLLRTSLSRLESQTSALNIVRCHRSYLVNLDKVESVSGNAQGYRLHFPHTPGTVPVARASSGVVKAAFAPI from the coding sequence ATGATGCTTTCGTTTTTCCGGCAGCCGTACCCTTTGAGTGAATTGACCCTTTCCAGAACCCTGGTGTTGTCGGTGCTGTTTGGGGTCATTATTGCGTTTACCTTGATTGTGTTTCAGCCGTTCGGTTCCTACAACTGGCATGACCCGTCTAAGAACCTGATTCTGGCTGGCTACGGGTTGGTGGCAGCCGTGTCCGTTTTCCTCAATTTCTATGCGCTGCGGCGCCTGTTACCTACGCTCTTTGTGGAAGCCCGCTGGACGGTAGCCAAGGAAATCATCTGGAATCTGGCCCACTTCGGGACGGCCGGATTTCTGTGCACGGCGTACGGCGCGGCCGTGAAGGTGATGCCGTTCTCGCTGGCGCAGATCAGTTACATGACCATGATCGCGTTTTTCATGGGTCTGGTGCCGGCGGTGCTGCTGGTGCTGATCAACTACGTGTTCATGCTGCAGAGATACAAGCCGCTCACGCCGCTTCCGCACAAAGAACCTGCGCCACCGCTGGCCACGCCCGCCCAAGACCTGTTGCTCACCTCTGAAAACGAGAAAGACGCCCTTACCTTGCCTGCGCATAACCTGCTGTTCATTGAAGCCGATGACAACTATTGCACCGTGGTCTACCTGGAGCAGGGCAGCGTGCACAAGAAACTGTTGCGCACCAGCCTGAGCCGACTAGAGAGCCAGACAAGTGCGTTAAACATTGTGCGCTGCCACCGGTCTTACCTGGTGAATTTAGACAAAGTGGAATCGGTGAGCGGCAACGCGCAGGGTTACCGGCTTCACTTCCCGCACACGCCGGGCACGGTGCCGGTGGCAAGGGCATCTTCTGGTGTGGTGAAGGCGGCGTTTGCGCCTATCTAA
- a CDS encoding pentapeptide repeat-containing protein — MKEILHENKVFENITYANQGITGREFDGCTFKNCDFSHTDLSRNGFSECVFEACNLSMVKFADAKLQDVRFLNCKLMGVDFSGCHDFLFSVAFTGCTLDYAYFGKKNFKKTTFKSCSIKEANFTDTDLTSAVFLDCDLQRTVFQRSNLEKADFTSAINYALDPDLNRIKKAKFSQQGALGLLAKYDIIIK; from the coding sequence ATGAAAGAAATCCTGCACGAAAACAAGGTATTTGAGAACATCACCTACGCCAACCAGGGCATTACCGGCCGCGAGTTTGACGGCTGCACGTTCAAAAACTGTGATTTCTCCCACACAGACCTGTCGCGTAACGGGTTTTCTGAGTGCGTGTTTGAGGCGTGCAACCTGAGCATGGTCAAGTTCGCAGACGCCAAATTGCAAGACGTGCGCTTTCTGAACTGCAAACTGATGGGCGTGGATTTCAGCGGTTGCCATGACTTTCTGTTTTCGGTGGCGTTCACGGGTTGTACGCTGGATTACGCGTACTTCGGGAAGAAGAATTTCAAGAAAACCACGTTCAAAAGCTGTAGCATCAAGGAAGCCAACTTCACTGACACCGACTTGACCAGCGCCGTTTTCCTGGACTGTGACCTGCAGCGCACCGTGTTCCAGCGGAGTAACCTGGAGAAAGCAGATTTCACCTCGGCGATTAACTACGCCCTGGACCCAGACCTCAACCGCATCAAGAAAGCCAAATTCTCCCAACAAGGCGCGCTGGGGTTGCTGGCCAAATATGACATTATCATCAAGTAA
- a CDS encoding SIMPL domain-containing protein, protein MKFFLLALPLFFLTLSAFCQADKKNPTIDVIGSAKITVKPDVGVLIISIKNNHLNFSEAITGLNTKTKDITSQIASIGFKEDDIKTTDFTINKHTVYVKEKEMEVDSGYVAMQRIKVDFKNNKETITKILNTFAKSRTDFTLNFDFKLSDELRTKVQDELIKLAIENSKHKAQLMAQSTGVRLGKIIDISYGNRYYGGMQDLEDKATSADMVEANAVGTGPMMGFTPNDLVFIDNVSIIWSIK, encoded by the coding sequence ATGAAATTTTTTTTGCTAGCCCTGCCATTGTTTTTTCTTACCCTTTCTGCCTTTTGCCAGGCAGATAAAAAGAACCCAACTATTGATGTTATTGGCAGCGCAAAAATCACGGTGAAGCCAGACGTGGGCGTTTTGATTATCAGTATCAAAAACAATCACCTCAACTTCAGTGAAGCAATTACCGGTTTAAATACCAAGACAAAAGACATTACAAGTCAAATTGCCTCCATCGGATTTAAGGAAGACGATATTAAGACCACTGACTTTACTATCAATAAGCACACGGTCTATGTAAAGGAAAAAGAGATGGAAGTGGACAGTGGGTACGTGGCTATGCAGAGAATCAAAGTCGATTTCAAAAACAACAAGGAAACTATTACGAAAATCCTCAATACGTTTGCCAAGAGCAGAACAGACTTCACCCTGAATTTCGACTTTAAGCTCTCTGATGAACTGAGAACAAAAGTTCAGGACGAACTGATAAAACTTGCTATTGAAAACTCTAAACACAAAGCACAATTAATGGCTCAGTCTACCGGAGTTCGGTTAGGCAAAATTATAGACATCAGTTATGGCAACCGCTACTATGGTGGTATGCAGGATTTGGAAGACAAGGCTACTAGCGCAGATATGGTTGAGGCAAATGCTGTAGGAACTGGACCAATGATGGGCTTCACCCCAAATGATTTGGTATTTATTGATAATGTGTCTATCATCTGGTCAATAAAATAG
- a CDS encoding SGNH/GDSL hydrolase family protein, whose amino-acid sequence MIFLNSSFRKYSLPLLLWCGAFLGGCAGSKSVSVSAQDERLAYMGRVGKPTAETTELYWSGTSVKLNFEGTGVQARLKDNTGNSYYNVILDGDSITVIQPDTVQKLYDLAAQLQPGKHTLELFKRTEWDKGTTTFYGLELAPNTKLLPAPAPPKRRIEFYGNSITAGYAVHDYSGKDSWRGLNTDNYVSYAALTARRFNADYTCICKSGIGITVSWEKDIMPELFNRLNPSDPASQYDFSRNPAPDIVVINLLQNDSWIINLPNNAEHKRRFGNARPSPETVAAAYQNFVKQIRAVYPNAHIIAALGNMDIVKSGSVWPALVQKAVEDLQDSKIHTLVMPYKNTPGHPRVEEQQAMANQLITFIEEKIQW is encoded by the coding sequence ATGATTTTTCTCAATTCGAGTTTTAGAAAATACTCCTTGCCGCTGCTGCTTTGGTGCGGCGCGTTTCTTGGCGGGTGTGCAGGCTCTAAATCAGTTTCTGTTTCCGCGCAAGACGAAAGATTAGCCTATATGGGCCGGGTGGGCAAACCAACGGCAGAAACTACGGAACTGTATTGGTCGGGCACGTCTGTCAAACTTAATTTTGAGGGAACAGGCGTGCAGGCGCGCCTGAAAGACAACACCGGCAACAGCTACTACAACGTGATTCTGGACGGCGACAGCATTACTGTTATTCAGCCAGACACCGTGCAGAAACTCTATGACTTGGCCGCGCAGCTACAACCCGGCAAACACACGCTGGAACTGTTCAAACGCACCGAATGGGACAAAGGCACCACCACGTTTTATGGCTTGGAACTGGCGCCCAACACCAAACTGCTGCCCGCGCCTGCCCCGCCCAAACGCCGAATTGAGTTCTACGGCAACTCCATCACAGCCGGCTACGCGGTGCATGACTACTCGGGCAAAGACTCGTGGCGCGGCCTCAACACCGACAATTACGTGAGTTACGCCGCCCTCACCGCCCGCCGCTTTAACGCTGATTACACCTGCATCTGCAAAAGCGGCATCGGTATTACCGTTAGTTGGGAGAAGGATATTATGCCAGAGCTGTTTAACCGCCTCAACCCGTCTGACCCCGCCAGCCAATATGATTTCAGCCGAAACCCCGCGCCAGATATTGTGGTCATCAACCTGCTCCAGAACGATTCTTGGATCATCAACCTGCCCAACAACGCCGAACACAAACGTCGGTTTGGGAACGCGCGGCCTTCGCCTGAAACCGTGGCGGCGGCGTACCAGAACTTCGTGAAGCAGATACGCGCCGTGTACCCCAACGCCCACATCATCGCCGCGCTGGGCAACATGGACATTGTTAAATCTGGCTCGGTGTGGCCAGCCCTGGTGCAGAAAGCCGTGGAAGATTTGCAGGATTCTAAAATCCACACCTTGGTCATGCCTTACAAAAATACGCCGGGCCACCCGCGGGTGGAAGAACAGCAGGCCATGGCCAATCAGTTGATTACCTTTATTGAAGAGAAGATACAGTGGTAA
- a CDS encoding bestrophin family protein, whose protein sequence is MLLSENIPFRYIFQKIRVDVLRVLLFSITFHIIKSIWADNWPPIPSALPSVLGTGISLLLAFNLNQSYERWWEARIVWGAIVNDSRALVLELKAFISPEDAERPHIQGIFRGMAFRQMAWCYSLGQSLRKLDPLENLHQFLSPQEIEYIQPHLNKPLALQVLHMEDLNQLFRHKVLNHMQQTQLAAIISRLCDSMGKAERINSTVFPATYSMFIHFFIYLFLVILSITLVETIGVYEIPVLTAVASTFFLVEKTARHMQDPFRNKPTDTPVTAIARTIEINLKQILGEKEIPEPLKPDGYFLM, encoded by the coding sequence ATGCTTTTATCAGAAAATATCCCCTTTAGGTACATCTTCCAAAAAATACGGGTAGATGTGCTGCGGGTGCTGCTGTTCTCCATAACTTTTCACATTATCAAATCCATCTGGGCCGACAACTGGCCTCCCATTCCCTCGGCGCTGCCATCTGTGTTAGGTACGGGCATTTCTTTGCTGCTGGCCTTTAACCTGAACCAGTCGTACGAGCGTTGGTGGGAGGCCCGCATAGTCTGGGGCGCCATTGTGAATGACTCGCGCGCGCTGGTGCTGGAACTCAAGGCCTTCATTTCACCCGAAGACGCCGAACGGCCGCATATACAGGGCATTTTCAGGGGCATGGCGTTTAGGCAAATGGCGTGGTGTTACAGCCTGGGCCAGAGTTTGCGCAAGCTAGACCCGCTGGAAAACCTGCACCAATTCCTCTCTCCGCAGGAAATTGAGTACATTCAACCCCATTTAAACAAGCCGCTGGCCTTGCAGGTGCTGCACATGGAAGACCTGAACCAGTTGTTTAGGCACAAGGTGCTCAACCACATGCAACAGACCCAGTTGGCCGCCATTATCTCACGGCTCTGTGATTCTATGGGCAAGGCTGAACGCATCAATTCCACGGTTTTCCCGGCCACGTACAGCATGTTCATCCACTTTTTCATCTACCTGTTTCTGGTGATTCTGTCCATCACGCTGGTGGAAACTATTGGTGTGTATGAGATTCCTGTGCTCACGGCGGTGGCTTCCACGTTCTTTCTGGTGGAGAAAACGGCCCGCCACATGCAAGATCCCTTCCGGAACAAACCCACAGACACGCCTGTAACTGCCATCGCCCGCACTATTGAGATCAACCTCAAGCAAATCTTAGGCGAAAAAGAAATACCTGAGCCGCTCAAGCCAGACGGTTATTTCCTGATGTAA
- a CDS encoding MBL fold metallo-hydrolase has translation MKKFMIILFSILGSVAAGGALFMAFAPEFGAAAQGQSLDRIKKSKQYKDGRFENVHYTPMMDESSFGEKAKIFVSFMKGVENSSPIDQLPMMRPTQAEYLAPSSSAAPEITWFGHSAVLIELDGKRIFADPMLGKRPSPVSFVGSKRFSDELPIKIEDLPPLDVVLLSHDHYDHLDRGSIRKLKDKTGHFVVPLGVKAHLVKWGVPENKITELDWWENTSAAGIEFVATPARHFSGRSLTDRNKTLWCSYVVKGQNHSIYFGGDSGYDTHFKEIGDKYGPFDLTMLECGQYNKAWQYIHMMPEQTAQAHLDLKGKVLMPTHWGAFSLALHPWKEPIDRLSKAAAQQNIQLATPIIGQRWAVGEVTLFKKWWATLE, from the coding sequence ATGAAGAAATTTATGATTATTCTCTTTTCCATACTAGGGTCGGTGGCGGCGGGCGGGGCCTTGTTTATGGCGTTTGCGCCGGAGTTTGGGGCCGCGGCGCAGGGCCAGAGCCTGGATAGAATCAAGAAATCGAAGCAATACAAAGACGGCCGGTTTGAGAATGTGCACTACACGCCTATGATGGACGAGTCGTCGTTTGGGGAGAAGGCCAAGATTTTCGTTTCGTTCATGAAGGGCGTGGAAAATTCATCGCCCATAGACCAATTGCCCATGATGCGGCCCACGCAGGCGGAGTATCTGGCACCTTCTAGTAGTGCAGCGCCTGAGATTACGTGGTTTGGGCATTCGGCAGTGTTGATTGAACTGGACGGGAAACGCATTTTTGCAGATCCTATGCTGGGGAAACGGCCGTCGCCGGTGTCGTTTGTGGGTTCCAAGCGGTTCAGTGACGAATTGCCCATCAAGATAGAAGACCTGCCGCCGCTGGATGTGGTTCTGCTCTCGCATGACCATTATGACCACCTGGACCGCGGCTCCATTCGCAAGCTTAAAGACAAGACCGGCCATTTTGTGGTGCCGCTGGGCGTGAAGGCGCATCTGGTGAAATGGGGTGTGCCCGAAAACAAAATCACGGAGCTGGACTGGTGGGAAAACACCTCGGCGGCAGGCATTGAGTTTGTGGCCACGCCGGCGCGGCATTTCTCTGGCCGTAGCCTCACCGATAGAAACAAGACGCTTTGGTGTTCTTATGTGGTCAAGGGTCAGAACCATTCTATTTACTTCGGCGGAGATTCTGGCTATGACACGCACTTCAAAGAGATTGGCGACAAATACGGGCCTTTTGATTTGACAATGTTGGAGTGCGGGCAATATAATAAAGCCTGGCAGTACATACACATGATGCCCGAGCAGACCGCGCAGGCGCACCTTGATTTGAAAGGAAAAGTCTTAATGCCCACGCACTGGGGCGCTTTCTCCCTGGCCTTGCACCCCTGGAAAGAACCTATTGACCGCCTAAGCAAAGCCGCCGCGCAACAGAACATACAACTGGCCACACCCATTATTGGGCAGCGCTGGGCAGTGGGCGAAGTGACGCTCTTTAAGAAATGGTGGGCTACGCTTGAGTAG
- the hemW gene encoding radical SAM family heme chaperone HemW, translating to MAGIYLHIPFCKQACHYCDFHFSTSLKLKEAVLAAMHQEIRLQQNYLSGETIDTIYFGGGTPSILSVAELQGLLDTIHLVFPINPAAEITVEANPDDLTPEKLLLLSQSPVNRLSIGVQSFHNPHLQLMNRPHTAGEAEGCIQLAQELGFDNISLDLIYGIPAEDEALWEQDLAKAFALNVQHLSCYALTIEPNTVLGHRLKKGTFTPAEEESVAQQFELLMTQAKTHGFLHYEISNFCQPGFESKHNSSYWRQTPYVGIGPSAHSFNGKSRQFNVAHNPQYVQALSQGQLPCTVEELTVEDRVNEYVMTTLRTSWGCDTHYIRSKWNVDLVALHASYLQQIIAKGLMQENEGVLLLTEEGKLLADEIALDLFLLKEE from the coding sequence TTGGCCGGAATATATCTGCACATCCCTTTCTGTAAACAAGCCTGCCATTACTGCGACTTCCACTTCAGCACGTCCTTAAAGCTGAAAGAAGCCGTGCTGGCTGCCATGCACCAGGAAATTCGCCTGCAACAAAATTACCTGTCCGGCGAAACCATTGACACTATTTACTTCGGCGGTGGCACGCCTTCCATTTTATCAGTAGCGGAACTGCAAGGCCTGCTGGATACCATTCACCTCGTCTTCCCGATAAATCCAGCCGCAGAAATCACAGTGGAAGCCAACCCCGACGACCTTACGCCCGAAAAACTGCTATTACTCAGCCAATCACCCGTGAATAGATTAAGCATTGGCGTGCAGTCGTTCCACAACCCGCATCTACAGTTGATGAACCGTCCGCACACCGCTGGGGAGGCCGAGGGGTGCATTCAACTGGCGCAGGAACTAGGTTTTGATAACATATCTCTGGATTTGATCTACGGAATTCCCGCCGAAGACGAAGCGCTCTGGGAACAGGATTTGGCCAAGGCCTTCGCGCTGAACGTACAGCACCTTTCCTGCTACGCCCTCACCATTGAGCCCAACACCGTTCTGGGGCACAGGTTGAAAAAAGGAACGTTCACACCCGCCGAGGAAGAAAGCGTGGCGCAGCAGTTTGAACTCTTAATGACCCAGGCCAAAACCCACGGCTTCCTGCACTACGAAATCTCCAACTTCTGCCAGCCCGGTTTTGAAAGCAAGCATAACAGCAGCTACTGGCGGCAGACACCGTACGTCGGCATCGGGCCCAGTGCGCATTCCTTCAATGGCAAAAGCCGGCAGTTCAACGTGGCCCACAACCCACAGTACGTACAGGCACTGAGCCAGGGCCAACTGCCCTGCACCGTAGAAGAACTGACCGTAGAAGACCGCGTGAACGAATATGTGATGACCACCCTCAGAACCAGCTGGGGCTGTGACACGCATTATATAAGGTCGAAATGGAATGTGGATTTAGTAGCCTTGCACGCGTCGTACCTCCAGCAGATTATCGCCAAAGGCCTTATGCAAGAAAACGAAGGCGTGTTGCTTTTAACTGAGGAAGGGAAGTTGCTGGCCGATGAAATCGCCCTGGATTTGTTCTTACTGAAAGAAGAGTAA
- a CDS encoding outer membrane protein assembly factor, translating into MKARLSSGCVHKKFRQRYRITALFLGLWLCGFLAQAQQDRRVVQILAETPQAMTVWKKWQPKLTAKDSLGTRQELQNWVLQLHQEGYLTASIDSLSLVKDTLRVFAYTGQQYQWASLRNGNVGEGLLESVGFREKMYQNTPFRPAEFARLQQAILREAENSGFPYATVKIDSLRIFDDHLDGVLHVVRGPHMVIDSIQIIGTSKLQQTALYRYTQLFPGQPFSQQRLEAAARALRQLPFVRVSREPEVLFAKNQARLYFFLEEKKSNQFDGIIGFLPDPNSTENKLLITGEVNLQVRNLRGSGKQIGLHWRKVDRNSQLMDVEYRHPHFFSTPFEVAALFHLYKQDTSFLNLRPRLEVAYPLSTTSRVTVFGELLSSQLLSPEALRQRTSDSSAIDANFTSYGLSYAYANLDDLFFPRKGTQAYFQGAVGQKRILRNARIEGSFYDTLQLSTTQLSVAGRVERYWPVTRNGVLLTRLRGEALLNQRLYLNELFRLGGLASLRGFDDYSFYASSFGISTLEYRQYTGEDSYVFLLYDQGYLRRDLPEGKNYQWVTGVGGGISFSTGVGVFQLVYSVGRTPQEPFSLTRGKIHFGITGRF; encoded by the coding sequence ATGAAGGCAAGGCTGAGTTCCGGTTGCGTCCACAAGAAGTTTCGGCAAAGATACAGAATTACGGCTCTGTTTCTGGGCCTATGGCTGTGCGGCTTTCTGGCGCAGGCCCAGCAAGACCGCCGCGTGGTGCAGATTCTCGCTGAAACCCCGCAGGCCATGACCGTCTGGAAGAAATGGCAACCCAAACTCACCGCCAAAGACTCTTTGGGCACGCGGCAGGAACTCCAGAACTGGGTCTTGCAACTGCACCAGGAAGGTTACCTCACCGCTTCTATTGACAGCCTCAGCCTGGTAAAAGACACTTTGCGCGTGTTTGCCTACACCGGCCAGCAATACCAGTGGGCATCTCTTCGAAACGGAAACGTAGGCGAAGGTCTGCTGGAAAGCGTGGGTTTCCGGGAAAAGATGTACCAGAACACACCATTCCGCCCGGCGGAATTTGCGCGGCTCCAGCAGGCTATCTTGCGCGAAGCCGAGAACTCGGGTTTCCCTTATGCTACCGTAAAAATAGACTCCCTCCGGATTTTTGACGACCACCTGGACGGCGTGTTGCACGTGGTACGCGGGCCGCACATGGTCATTGATTCCATCCAGATTATTGGCACAAGCAAGTTGCAGCAAACGGCGTTGTACCGGTACACGCAGCTTTTTCCGGGGCAGCCGTTCTCGCAGCAGCGCTTGGAGGCGGCGGCGCGGGCGCTCAGGCAATTGCCCTTCGTGCGCGTTAGCCGGGAGCCCGAAGTGTTGTTCGCCAAAAACCAGGCCCGCCTCTATTTCTTCCTGGAAGAGAAAAAATCGAATCAGTTTGACGGCATCATCGGGTTTTTGCCAGACCCCAACTCCACAGAGAACAAGCTGCTAATCACCGGCGAAGTGAACCTGCAGGTGCGCAACCTGCGCGGCAGCGGCAAGCAGATTGGGCTGCACTGGCGCAAGGTGGACCGCAATTCGCAGCTCATGGACGTGGAATACCGGCACCCGCATTTCTTTTCCACGCCCTTTGAGGTGGCCGCGCTGTTCCATCTGTATAAACAAGATACCTCGTTTTTGAATTTGCGCCCGCGGCTAGAGGTAGCCTACCCTTTGTCAACCACCAGCCGCGTCACGGTGTTTGGCGAGTTGCTGAGCAGTCAGTTGTTGTCGCCGGAGGCTTTGCGGCAGCGCACCTCAGATTCCTCGGCCATTGACGCCAACTTCACTTCGTATGGCCTGTCTTATGCCTATGCCAACCTGGACGACCTGTTTTTTCCGCGCAAGGGCACGCAGGCGTATTTTCAGGGAGCCGTGGGCCAGAAACGGATTCTGCGCAACGCCCGCATTGAAGGCAGTTTCTATGACACATTGCAGCTAAGCACCACGCAACTCTCGGTGGCCGGGCGGGTGGAGCGGTACTGGCCCGTGACCCGGAACGGCGTTCTGCTCACCCGTCTTCGTGGCGAGGCGCTCCTGAACCAACGCCTGTATTTGAACGAGTTGTTCCGGCTGGGTGGCCTGGCCTCTCTGCGCGGCTTTGATGATTATTCGTTTTACGCCTCGTCTTTTGGCATCAGTACGCTGGAGTACCGGCAATATACCGGTGAAGATTCGTATGTTTTCCTGCTGTATGACCAGGGATATCTGCGAAGAGACCTGCCGGAGGGAAAAAATTATCAGTGGGTGACGGGCGTGGGCGGCGGCATTAGCTTCAGCACGGGAGTGGGTGTGTTTCAGTTAGTTTACTCGGTGGGGCGCACGCCGCAGGAGCCGTTTAGCCTAACAAGAGGCAAGATTCACTTCGGGATTACAGGCCGTTTTTAG